The sequence GTCCTCGGCCTCGGAGAGGTTGACCAGGATCTCGTAGTCGTTGTTCGTCAGGCCGAACGGCTGCAGATCACGCTCGAGTTGGTGCATCAGCAGCCTGCTGACGTCCAGGTGGGTGCGCCAGGCACACTGCTCCTGGTCGGTCAGCCAGGGGGTGTCACTGTCGGTCGTCATGGAATGATTCTACCCGTAAAAGTTGAATAGTGAATTAATTGGGTGGGGGCGGTGACGCCGGCGGCCGGAGGTGGACGTTGGTCAGACGTTCGAGGTCACCGTCCGCAGAGTATCGCTCACAGCCCGAAGCGGCGTTGGAGGCTCCCGAGGTTGCCGGGGAGCTGGGGCAGTTGTGAGCCACTTTGCGGAACGTGTCCGCCCCCGCCCGGAACGCCCGCCTCGGTGGGAACCGCCCCGGTTGCCAGCTCCGGCATCAGCTGCTCGGTGGACTGCAGCAGGACCGTGCCGGCGCCGACGAACTCGAACTGGTGCTCCTCGCCGGACGCTCCGCCGATGCCGGTGTGCGCCCGCAGCCCGCCCAGGAATCCCCGCAGGTACTGGTGGTCGTAGTGGTGGCACGGGGAGGGGCAGTCGGCCCAGCCGACGAGCGCCTGCGGGTCGACCCGGATCGGCGGTTCCATGAAGACCACCGGGCCGTTGGAAGCGGCCACGAACTTGCCGGTCCCGATGAGGGTGAGGAAGCCCGGGATGATCGATTGCTTCAGCGCGAGAGATGGCTGAAATGCGAGCAGATTGCCGGAGCGAATCGTCAGGTTGCCGTCCTCCAGATCGAAGGAGTTCACGTCGAAGGCACGGTCCGCGAGCAGCATTTTTCCGCGGCCCTCGGCGACGACCCAGTCCGCGGCGTGCAGTGGCGAATGGAAACTTCCGGCGATCAGGCGGTCCAGGCGGCCGTGTCCGATGCCCTGGAAGTCGATCTGCCCGTAGTAGGCGATCATCTTCCCCTTCTGCAGGAACCACTGGCCGTTCAGGTCGACGCTGAAGGCGTAGGCGTTGACGTTGTCGTCGGCGGGGAGCGACGAGACGTCGTGGACGACGGGACCGGTCACAGCTTCTCCTCCGACGCCTGGACGTAGACGGTGCCCTGGCCCGACAGCTCCAGCTGGAAGGCCTCGCCCGAGCCGCGGCCGACCATGTCGCGCCAGCCGAGCGCCGTGGACAGTTTGTTGCGGACGTCGCCGCGGTGGGCGACATAGGCCTGAGGGTCGACATGGACCGGGCGCTGGGGCGTGATCGGCAGCTCGATGACGCCGCCGTGCGCCATCACCGCGGCCGATCCGACGCCCTTGAGGGTCGTGGTGAACAGCCCCTGGCCGGTGACCTGGCCGCGCACCATGCCCATCACGCCGCCCTGCGCGCCCATGAACATCGTGCCCTGCTGGAGCGAGCCGTCGAAGGCCAGCAGCCGGTCGGCCTCGACGTACAGCGTCTCGCCGGTCAGGTCGACGACATGGACGTGATGGCCGCCGTGGCCGAACATGACGGTGGCGGTGGGGGCACCTCCCTGGTCATTAAGACCTTGGGGGACTTCCACGGTCATCAGGGGGGTGGCCTCACCGGCGATCCGGCGGCCGATCATGGAGCCGATGCCGCCCTGGCCGCCCTGGATGTTCGGGGTGAACGCGACCTCGCCGCGGTAGGCGAGCATCGCGCCGCGCTGGCTGTACATCCGCTGGCCCGGCCCGATCCTGGCCTCCACCATGCGGGAGTTGAGCGCCGTGAACGGCATCAGACCTCACCTCCCATGGTGTTGCGCTCGCTGGGCTGTACGTAGACCAGGCCCTCGCCCTCGAAGCGGATCTGGAAGGACTCGCCGGAGCTCTCGCCGAGGACGGTGCGGAAGTTCACCCCGGTCTGGAAGTGCTGCTTGAGGTCGCCGGTGTGGGCGACATAGGCGCCCGGGTCGACCTGGAGGGGGTACTGCTTGGTGACCCGCAGCACCACCGCGGGGCCGTGGGAGGTGATCGCCGCCTGGCCGCTGCCCTCGACGGTGGTGGTGAACAGGCCGTTGCCCTGGGAGGCGCCGCGCAGGCCGGTGAAGGTCGTGCCCGTCCGCAGCGCGGCGTCCGTGCACAGCAGATTGCTGGCCTCGACGTACAGCTTCTCGCCCTGCAGCTGGACGAGGTTGATCTCGCCGGCGCGGTCCGCGAAATAGCAGGTGCCGTGGCCCTTCACCTCCATCACGGCCATCTGTTCACCCGTGAGCCGCCGGGTGACCATGCCCCGCAGGCCCTCGCCGCCGCCGGACATCTTCTTGAACGACATCTGGCCGTCGTACGCGACCATCGCACCGTTTTTCGCCTTGACGGCGTCGCCCGTCATATCGACGGCGAGCACCTTGCTCCCCTGGAGCCGAAACTGAGCCACGGGTCAGACCGTAGTCGGCCGCGGCCGCCCGGGGCAGGTCCTTCGGCCCTGATATCGCCCTGATCCCGCCCTGAATTCCGCCGGGGACCGGCCCGGGGGTGCTCCGCGCCTCCCCCGGCGCGGTGATCGCCGGAGCGGCTGTAACAATAGGGCGAAGCTTGTGAACCCTTGCACAAGCAGTGCCCGCCCGTCGCCCGACCTCCACCCCCAGAAGACGGCGCTGCGCGCCGACTGCCCGCCCGTCTCCCGACCTCCGCCCCCAGAAGACGGCGCTGCGCGCCGACCGCCCATCTGCCACCCGAACGAGGTTCCCGTGGACATCAAGACCGCCGCCGCCCTGCACCGACTGCGCCTGGCATCCATCCCGGAGGCGCTTTCCTTCCCGGCGCTGCTGATCTTCGGCACCGGCTTCCGCCTGGCCTTCGACTACGACTCCCTGGTGATGCCGCTCGGTCTGATCCACGGACTGCTGTTCATCACGTATGTGGTGCTGCTGCTGGACGTGTGGAACCGCACCAAGTGGTCCTTCAAGCGCGTCGCCTTCTTCTTCGTGCTGGCGATCCTGCCGTTCGGCGGCCTCTACGGGGACAAGGTGCTCAAGCGCGAGGAAGAGGCCGGTGTGATCGCGGCCCGCGCCCGCAAGGAAGGGGTCCTGAACACATGATCGTCGCCTTCTCCGTGAGCCCCCTGGGCGTCGGCGAGGACGTCGGCGAGTACGTCGCCGACGCGGTCCGGGTCGTCCGCGAGTCGGGGCTGCCGCACCGCACGGACGCGATGTTCACCTCCCTCGAAGGCGAGTGGGACGAGGTCATGGACGTCGTCAAGCGCGCGGTCGCGGCCGTCGAGGCGCGCTCCGGGCGGGTCTCCCTGGTGCTCAAGGCCGATATCCGGCCCGGCGTCACGGACGGACTGACCTCGAAGGTGGAGACCGTGGAGCGGTACCTCGCCGAGGGCGACGCCCGTCGCTCCTGAGCGGTGGTCCCGCGGCACCCCGAGCGCTGCCCTCGCCGCCGGGGGAGAGGTCCGTGCGGCGGGCACAGGGGCGGGCACAAGGGTGCCCGGCCCGGCCCGACCGCTTCCCGGTACCGAAAACTGAGACACGGCTGACCACCATTTGAGCGCCGGGTAGGGTCGGAAGCGTGCCGAAGCCGCTCAGCCTTGCTTTCGATCCCATCGCGCGCGCCGACGAACTGTGGCAGCAGCGATGGGGCGCCGTGCCCTCGATGGCCGCCATCACTTCGATCATGCGCGCCCATCAGATCCTGCTGGCCGAGGTAGACGCGGTCGTCAAACCGTACGGGCTGACCTTCGCCCGCTACGAGGCGCTGGTGCTGCTGACCTTCTCCAAGGCCGGCGAGCTGCCGATGTCCAAGATCGGCGAGCGGCTGATGGTGCATCCGACCTCGGTGACCAACACCGTGGACCGGCTGGTGAAGTCCGGTCTCGTGGCCAAGCGGCCGAACCCGAACGACGGGCGGGGCACGCTCGCCACCATCACGGACAAGGGCCGCGAGGTGTGCGACGCGGCGACCCGCGAGCTGATGGCGATGGACTTCGGGCTCGGGACGTACGACGCCGAGGAGTGCGGGGAGATCTTCGCGATGCTGCGGCCGCTGCGGGTGGCGGCGGAGGACTTCCAGGACGAGTAGCGGGCGCCGCGGCCTTGCCCGGCGGGCCCGGCGCACGCAGGGGGGCGGCGAAGATCGCCCCGGAACGGGCCGTTACGCTCGGGGCATGAAGCGAAGCGTCCTGACCCGTTACCGGGCGATGGCCTACATCACCGCCGTGATGCTGCTGGTGCTCTGCACGTGCATGGTTTTCAAGTACGGCTTCGGGATGGGCAAGGACCTCACCCTCGTCGTCTCGCAGATCCACGGCGTGCTCTACATCATCTACCTGGTGTTCGCCTTCGACCTGGGCTCCAAGGCCAAGTGGAAGTTCGGCAAGCTGCTGTGGGTGCTGATCGCGGGCACGATCCCCACCGCCGCCTTCTTCGTGGAGCGCCAGGTGGTGCGGGAGATCGAGCCGCTGATCGCCGATGACGCTCCGGAGCCGGTGAAGGCCTGACCGCAGCCGGGTCAAGGCCTGACCGCACCGGCTCCGCCCCGACGCGGTCCGACGGCACCCCTGCCGACCTGCTCATACGCGCCTGTCCCGGAATCGGGCGGGCGCGTTTGTGCTGTCCGGGGTTCGTTACGGAAGGTGACCTGAGTGGCGCGAGAGGTAACTCATGGGGCTCTCCCGTCGACAAGTAGTAGGACGTCCAAGTAAATTCGACGGTATGGACGCTGACGCGATCGATGAGGGCCGCCGCCGCTGGCAGGCTCGGTACGACTCCGCCCGGAAGCGGGACGCGGACTTCACCACGCTCTCGGGCGATCCCGTCGAGCCGGCGTACGGGCCCCGGCCCGGGGACTCGGTCGAGGGGTTCGAGCGGATCGGGTGGCCGGGCGAGTACCCCTTCACGCGGGGGCTGTACCCGACCGGCTACCGCGGGCGGACGTGGACGATCCGCCAGTTCGCCGGCTTCGGCAATGCCGAGCAGACCAACGAGCGCTACAAGATGATCCTCAAGGCGGGCGGCGGCGGCCTCTCCGTCGCCTTCGACATGCCCACCCTCATGGGCCGGGACTCCGACGACCCGCGCTCGCTGGGCGAGGTCGGCCACTGCGGTGTCGCCATCGACTCGGCGGCCGACATGGAGGTCCTGTTCCAGGACATCCCGCTGGGTGACGTCACGACGTCCATGACGATCAGCGGGCCCGCCGTCCCGGTCTTCTGCATGTATCTGGTGGCCGCCGAGCGGCAGGGCATCGACCCGGGCGTCCTGAACGGCACCCTGCAGACGGACATCTTCAAGGAGTACATCGCACAGAAGGAATGGCTCTTCCAGCCCGAGCCGCATCTGCGCCTGATCGGTGACCTGATGGAGCACTGCGCGCGCGGCATCCCCGCGTACAAGCCGCTCTCGGTCTCCGGCTACCACATCCGCGAGGCGGGCGCGACGGCCGCGCAGGAGCTGGCGTACACGCTGGCCGACGGCTTCGGCTACGTGGAGCTGGGGCTCTCGCGCGGCCTGGACGTCAACACCTTCGCCCCCGGACTGTCCTTCTTCTTCGACGCGCATCTCGACTTCTTCGAGGAGATCGCCAAGTTCCGTGCCGCGCGCCGGATCTGGGCCCGCTGGATGCGGGACGTCTACGGCGCGACGAGCGAGAAGGCGCAGTGGCTGCGCTTCCACACCCAGACCGCCGGTGTCTCGCTGACCGCCCAGCAGCCGTACAACAACGTCGTACGGACCGCCGTCGAGGCGCTGGCGGCCGTGCTCGGCGGCACCAACTCGCTGCACACCAACGCGCTGGACGAGACCCTGGCGCTGCCCAGTGAGCAGGCCGCGGAGATCGCGCTGCGCACCCAGCAGGTGCTGATGGAGGAGACCGGCGTCGCCAACGTGGCGGACCCGCTCGGCGGCTCGTGGTTCATCGAGTCGCTGACCGACCGGATCGAGGCGGACGCCGAGAAGATCTTCGAGCAGATCAAGGAGCGCGGCAGGCGGGCGGTCCCCACCGGCGAGCATCCGATCGGCCCGATGACCTCCGGCATCCTGCGCGGCATCGAGGACGGCTGGTTCACCGGCGAGATCGCCGAGTCCGCCTTCCAGTATCAGCAGGCGCTGGAGAAGGGCGACAAGAAGGTCGTCGGCGTCAACTGCCACCACGGCTCGGTCACCGGCGACCTGGAGATCCTGCGGGTCAGCCACGAGGTCGAGCGCGAGCAGGTGCGGGTGCTCGCGGCCCGCAAGGAGGCCCGGGACGACGCCCGGGTCGAGGCCTCGCTGAAGGCGATGCTGGAAGCCGCCCGGGCCGGCGGCAACATGATCGAGCCGATGCTGGAGGCCGTACGGGCCGAGGCGACGCTCGGCGAGATCTGCGGTGTGCTGCGCGACGAGTGGGGGGTCTACACGGAGCCGGCGGGGTTCTGAGCCGGTCCTCCGCCCCGCCGCCGACGGCCGTTGGCAGCGGGGCGGAGGCCGTTGGCAGCAGGGCTTCGACGACCGGCCCTACGCTGCGGCGACCGGCATCCGCAGCCGGAACAGCGCCCCGCCCCCCGGCGCCCGCTCGGCGGTGAGTTCGGCGTCATGGGCGCGGGCGATCTGGCGGGCCATGGCCAGGCCCAGGCCGGAGCCGGGCAGGGCGCGGGCCGCCTCGGCGCGGTAGAAGCGGTCGAAGACGTGCGGGAGGTCGGCCTCGGTAATACCGGGGCCGTGGTCGCGGACCGTCAGGGCCAACTCATCGGCGGAAAAGGTGAGTTCGGTGTCGACCGGGCCGCCCGGTGGGGAGAACTTCGCGGCGTTGTCGAGGAGGTTGGACAGCAGCCGGGACAGCCGGGGCGGCACACCGGGGATCGCGACTTGGGCCGCGGCGGGGGCGATGGCGGTGGTGAAGGTGATCTCCGGCCAGTGTTCGCGGGCCGCGCCCACCGCGTGCTCCAGGAGGGCGGCCGGGCGCACCTGCTCCACCAGGGGCTGCGGCTCCTCGTCGCGGGCCAGTTCGATCAGGTCGTTGACAAGGGTGGTGACCTCGCGCAGCTGGCGGCCCAGTGCGGCCGAGGCACGGTCGCGCTGGGCGTCGGTCAGCCGGCCGGCGCGGGCCAGGAGTTCGGCGTTGGTGCGCAGCGCCGTCAGCGGGGTGCGCAGCTCGTGGGAGGCGTCGGCGACCAGGCGGCGCTGCGCGGCGACGGACTGTTCGAGCTCGCCGAGCATGGTGTTGAAGCTGGTGGCCAGGCGGGTGATCTCGTCCTCCCGGGCGGGCGGGCCCGGGGGCAGTTCGATGCGGTGGCGGGCGTCGCGGGTGGCGGCGATGCGTTCCGCGGTGGCGGTGAGCCGGGCGACCGGCGCCAGGCCCGTACGGGACACCCAGTAGCCGAGTGCGGCGGCCAGCAGGACACCGGCGCCGCCGACCGCGGACAGCGCCCAGGCGGCCTGCTGTACGCCCCGGTCGACGGTGTCGGAGCGCTGGGCGACCTGCACCGCCTCGTCCTTGTCCGCCAGGCGCGTGGTGAGCATCCGGACCGGATGGCCGGCCACCGTCAGCTTTTGGTAGAACGCCGCGCGCCGGCCGTCGGCGACCTGCCGGGTGGCGTCGGAGACGGGCAGCACATACCGCTCGCGCGGGTCCTTGGCGGGGTCGGACGGCACGATCTGGATACAGGCCGAGGCCGGGTACTGGCACAGCGTGTCACTCGGCGTCGGGCCCCAGTCGTGGCGGTCCCGGACGGCCTGGGCGGCCGTCTGGGTCAGGTTCAGCCCCAGCTGACGGGTCATCTGGTAGTCGATGATGGAGAACGCGGCCGCACAGACGCCGACCGCCACCACGGCCACCGCGGACGAGGCGGCCAGCGCCAGCCGGGTGCGGAGCGGACGGCGGCGGCGCCAGCGGGCCCCCAGGCCGCGGTTGCCGGTCACGCGCCCTCCGCGTGGTCCAGGCGGTATCCCACCCCGTGCACGGTGTGGACGAGGCGGGGCTCGCCGCCCGCCTCCAGTTTGCGGCGCAGATAACCGATGTAGACGGCCAGGGAGTTGGAGTCGGGGCCGAAGTCCCGGCCCCAGACGCGCTCCAGGATCACCTCGCGCGGCAGCACCTGCCGGGGGTGCAGCAACAGCAGCTCCAGCAGCGCCCATTCGGTGCGGCTGAACTCCAGGGGACGGCCGGCCCGGTGGCCGGTGCGGGTCACGGGGTCGACGACCAGATCGTCGAAGGCGAGCCGGGAGTCCTCGGCGGCCGTGGCGGAGGCCCGGCGCAGCAGGGCCCGGACGCGGGCCACCAACTCGTCCAGGGCGAACGGCTTGACGAGGTAGTCGTCGGCGCCCGCGTCGAGCCCGTCGACCCGTTCACTGACCGAGTCCAGGGCGGTCAGGACGAGGATCGGGGTGCGGTCGTCCAGTGCGCGCAGCCGGCGGCAGACGGCCAGGCCGTCCAGCACGGGCATCATCACGTCCAGGACGAGGACGTCCGGCTGCCAGCCGGCGACCTCCGAGAGGGCGGCCAGGCCGTCGGCGGCGCCCCGTACCGTATAGCCCTCCACGGCGAGGCCGTCCTCGACGGCGGCACGTACCTCCGGTTGGTCGTCGACGACGAGGATCTTGGGGGCTGGGGTGTTCCCGGGCGTGGGCGGCATGGACATAGGCTGCCAAACACCTCTCTTAGAAGCTTCTTAGGGCGTATCGCGAGCGTGGCGGCCATGCGCACACCACTCTCCGTCGTGATCGGTGCGGGCGGCACCGGCGGCCATATCTATCCGGGACTCGCTCTCGCTGACGCGCTGTGCCGGGCCGTGCCCGATGCGGTGATCTCCTTCGTCGGGACCGAACGCGGCCTGGAGACAGAGCTGATCCCCCGGGCCGGATACCGGCTGCACACCGTCGACATGATCCCCTTCGACCCCTCGCTCGGCGCCCGACGCTATCTGCTGCCGGCCGCGCTGCTGCGCTCGGGTACCCAGTGCCGGGCGATCCTCAAGGAACAGAAAGCCCAGGTCGCGGTCGGTATGGGCGGCTATCCCAGCGCCCCCGTGATCGTCGGGGCCAAGATGGCCGGGCTGCCGAGCCTGGTCCATGAGTCCAACGCGGTGCCCGGCCGGGCCAACAAGTTCGCGGCCCGGCTCACCCCGCACATCGCCCTCGCCTTCGACCGCAGCCGGGAACATCTGGCGGGCGGCGAGCGGGCCGAGACGGTGGGGATGCCGCTGGTGGGCCCGCTGGCCGAGCTGGACCGGGCGGGGCTGCGGCCCGCCGCCCGCCGGGCCCTGGGCGTACCGGACGGCGCCCGGCTGCTGCTGGTCAACGGCGGGAGCCTGGGGGCGGCCCGGCTGACCGAGGCGGCGGTGGGCCTGGCCGGCCGCTACCGGACGCGCAGCGACCTGCGGCTGCTGATCAAGACCGGGCCGGCGGCCCTGGAGCAGACCCGGGCCCTCCTGGCGGCGAACGGCGGGGACGCGGTCGCCGAGGCCGTGCCGTACCTGGACCGGATGGATCTGGCGTACTCCGCCGCCGATCTCGTGGTCTGCCGGGCCGGTTCGGCGACCGTCGCCGAGCTGGCCACCATCGGGATGCCGGCCGTCCTCGTGCCGTATCCGCATGCGCCGGGCGACCACCAGACCCATAACGCCCGGGTGCTCTCGGACGCCGGGGCGGCGCTGTTGCTGCCCGATCCGCAGACCACGGCGGAGCGGCTGGACGCGCTGGTCACCCCGCTTCTCGACGATCCGGCCCGGCTCGCCGCGATGGGCGCGGCCGCCGACCCGGGCACCCATGCGCAGGCCGCCGGCCTGCTGGCCGACAAGGTGCTGGCGCTCGCCGGCCACCCGCAGGTCCACCACCACCCCACGATGAAGGAGTCAGCATGAACAGCAGCACACAGCAGTGGACGGGCCGCCGGGTCCTGGTCACCGGGGCCGAGGGGTTCATCGGCTCGACCCTGGTCGACATGCTGGTGGAGGCCGGCGCCGAGGTGCGCGCGTTCGTCCATTACAAGCCCTACGCCGAAAAGGGAAATCTGGCGCGCTATTTGGTGCCGGGCGGCCCGGTCGAGATGGTCGCGGGCGATGTGCGGGACGCGGGCCGGGTGATGGACGCTGTCGAGGGCTGCGACACGGTCTTCCATCTGGCCGCGCTGATCGGGATCCCGTACAGCTACGACTCGCCCGGCGCGTATGTGCAGACGAACGTCGTCGGGACGGAGAACGTCGCGGAGGCCTGCCGCCGGCATGCGGTGCGGCGGCTGGTGCACACGTCCACCAGTGAGGTCTACGGGACCGCGCTGACCGCGCCGATCGGCGAGGACCACCCGCTGCAGCCGCAGTCGCCGTACTCCGCCTCGAAGATCGGCGCGGACATGATGGCGCTGTCGCACCGGCACGCCTTCGAGCTGCCGGTGACGGTGGTGCGGCCGTTCAACACCTACGGCCCCCGGCAGTCCGCGCGCGCCGTGATCCCCACGATCCTGGCCCAACTCCACGCGGGCGCCCGGCAGATCAAGCTGGGCTCGCTCACCCCGACCCGCGACTTCACGTATGTCACCGACACCGCGGCCGGCTTCCTGGCGCTGGCCGACTGCGACCGGGCACTGGGCGAGGTCGTCAACCTCGGCACCGGGCGGGAGATCGCCATCGGGGCGCTCGCCGAGGCGCTGATAGCGGCCTCCGGCCGGGAGGCCGAGGTGGTGGTGGACCCGGCGCGGCTGCGGCCGTCCGGCAGCGAGGTCGAGCGGCTGCTGTCGGACAACTCCCGGGCGCGCGAGTGGGCTTCGTGGCGGCCGGAGGTCACGCTGGAGCAGGGGCTGAAGCAGACCTCGGAGTGGGTGGCACAGAACCTGCACCTGTTCGCCGCGGACCGCTACCAGGTCTGATCCGCCTGCCGGTTGTGACCTGCGCCGCGGCGGGCACCTCGGTGCCGCGCCGCGGCCGGCACCCGTCCGCCGGGCTCAGCCCTGGTCGCCCAGAGCGGAGAGCCCGGTGAGGAAGAGCGCCGTGAAGTCGCGTCCCCACGCGGCATCCACGGGCTCCCCGCTGACCAGGGTGCGGTGCACGATCGCCCCGGCGATCACATCGAAGATCAGGTCCATGTTGCGGGCGGCGTCCCGCTCGCCGTCCGCACCGGGTGTGTCCGGGGGTAGTTCGCCGCGGGCCTGGGCGCGCGAGCGGCCGAGCAGGACCAGCCGCTTCTGGCGGTCGACGATCGCCGAGCGGATCCGTTCGCG is a genomic window of Streptomyces sp. Edi2 containing:
- a CDS encoding AIM24 family protein is translated as MTGPVVHDVSSLPADDNVNAYAFSVDLNGQWFLQKGKMIAYYGQIDFQGIGHGRLDRLIAGSFHSPLHAADWVVAEGRGKMLLADRAFDVNSFDLEDGNLTIRSGNLLAFQPSLALKQSIIPGFLTLIGTGKFVAASNGPVVFMEPPIRVDPQALVGWADCPSPCHHYDHQYLRGFLGGLRAHTGIGGASGEEHQFEFVGAGTVLLQSTEQLMPELATGAVPTEAGVPGGGGHVPQSGSQLPQLPGNLGSLQRRFGL
- a CDS encoding AIM24 family protein — its product is MPFTALNSRMVEARIGPGQRMYSQRGAMLAYRGEVAFTPNIQGGQGGIGSMIGRRIAGEATPLMTVEVPQGLNDQGGAPTATVMFGHGGHHVHVVDLTGETLYVEADRLLAFDGSLQQGTMFMGAQGGVMGMVRGQVTGQGLFTTTLKGVGSAAVMAHGGVIELPITPQRPVHVDPQAYVAHRGDVRNKLSTALGWRDMVGRGSGEAFQLELSGQGTVYVQASEEKL
- a CDS encoding AIM24 family protein — translated: MAQFRLQGSKVLAVDMTGDAVKAKNGAMVAYDGQMSFKKMSGGGEGLRGMVTRRLTGEQMAVMEVKGHGTCYFADRAGEINLVQLQGEKLYVEASNLLCTDAALRTGTTFTGLRGASQGNGLFTTTVEGSGQAAITSHGPAVVLRVTKQYPLQVDPGAYVAHTGDLKQHFQTGVNFRTVLGESSGESFQIRFEGEGLVYVQPSERNTMGGEV
- a CDS encoding DUF3817 domain-containing protein → MDIKTAAALHRLRLASIPEALSFPALLIFGTGFRLAFDYDSLVMPLGLIHGLLFITYVVLLLDVWNRTKWSFKRVAFFFVLAILPFGGLYGDKVLKREEEAGVIAARARKEGVLNT
- a CDS encoding MTH1187 family thiamine-binding protein translates to MIVAFSVSPLGVGEDVGEYVADAVRVVRESGLPHRTDAMFTSLEGEWDEVMDVVKRAVAAVEARSGRVSLVLKADIRPGVTDGLTSKVETVERYLAEGDARRS
- a CDS encoding MarR family transcriptional regulator, which produces MPKPLSLAFDPIARADELWQQRWGAVPSMAAITSIMRAHQILLAEVDAVVKPYGLTFARYEALVLLTFSKAGELPMSKIGERLMVHPTSVTNTVDRLVKSGLVAKRPNPNDGRGTLATITDKGREVCDAATRELMAMDFGLGTYDAEECGEIFAMLRPLRVAAEDFQDE
- a CDS encoding DUF3817 domain-containing protein, with translation MKRSVLTRYRAMAYITAVMLLVLCTCMVFKYGFGMGKDLTLVVSQIHGVLYIIYLVFAFDLGSKAKWKFGKLLWVLIAGTIPTAAFFVERQVVREIEPLIADDAPEPVKA
- a CDS encoding methylmalonyl-CoA mutase family protein, with protein sequence MDADAIDEGRRRWQARYDSARKRDADFTTLSGDPVEPAYGPRPGDSVEGFERIGWPGEYPFTRGLYPTGYRGRTWTIRQFAGFGNAEQTNERYKMILKAGGGGLSVAFDMPTLMGRDSDDPRSLGEVGHCGVAIDSAADMEVLFQDIPLGDVTTSMTISGPAVPVFCMYLVAAERQGIDPGVLNGTLQTDIFKEYIAQKEWLFQPEPHLRLIGDLMEHCARGIPAYKPLSVSGYHIREAGATAAQELAYTLADGFGYVELGLSRGLDVNTFAPGLSFFFDAHLDFFEEIAKFRAARRIWARWMRDVYGATSEKAQWLRFHTQTAGVSLTAQQPYNNVVRTAVEALAAVLGGTNSLHTNALDETLALPSEQAAEIALRTQQVLMEETGVANVADPLGGSWFIESLTDRIEADAEKIFEQIKERGRRAVPTGEHPIGPMTSGILRGIEDGWFTGEIAESAFQYQQALEKGDKKVVGVNCHHGSVTGDLEILRVSHEVEREQVRVLAARKEARDDARVEASLKAMLEAARAGGNMIEPMLEAVRAEATLGEICGVLRDEWGVYTEPAGF
- a CDS encoding HAMP domain-containing sensor histidine kinase gives rise to the protein MTGNRGLGARWRRRRPLRTRLALAASSAVAVVAVGVCAAAFSIIDYQMTRQLGLNLTQTAAQAVRDRHDWGPTPSDTLCQYPASACIQIVPSDPAKDPRERYVLPVSDATRQVADGRRAAFYQKLTVAGHPVRMLTTRLADKDEAVQVAQRSDTVDRGVQQAAWALSAVGGAGVLLAAALGYWVSRTGLAPVARLTATAERIAATRDARHRIELPPGPPAREDEITRLATSFNTMLGELEQSVAAQRRLVADASHELRTPLTALRTNAELLARAGRLTDAQRDRASAALGRQLREVTTLVNDLIELARDEEPQPLVEQVRPAALLEHAVGAAREHWPEITFTTAIAPAAAQVAIPGVPPRLSRLLSNLLDNAAKFSPPGGPVDTELTFSADELALTVRDHGPGITEADLPHVFDRFYRAEAARALPGSGLGLAMARQIARAHDAELTAERAPGGGALFRLRMPVAAA
- a CDS encoding response regulator transcription factor, translating into MSMPPTPGNTPAPKILVVDDQPEVRAAVEDGLAVEGYTVRGAADGLAALSEVAGWQPDVLVLDVMMPVLDGLAVCRRLRALDDRTPILVLTALDSVSERVDGLDAGADDYLVKPFALDELVARVRALLRRASATAAEDSRLAFDDLVVDPVTRTGHRAGRPLEFSRTEWALLELLLLHPRQVLPREVILERVWGRDFGPDSNSLAVYIGYLRRKLEAGGEPRLVHTVHGVGYRLDHAEGA
- a CDS encoding UDP-N-acetylglucosamine--N-acetylmuramyl-(pentapeptide) pyrophosphoryl-undecaprenol N-acetylglucosamine transferase; translation: MRTPLSVVIGAGGTGGHIYPGLALADALCRAVPDAVISFVGTERGLETELIPRAGYRLHTVDMIPFDPSLGARRYLLPAALLRSGTQCRAILKEQKAQVAVGMGGYPSAPVIVGAKMAGLPSLVHESNAVPGRANKFAARLTPHIALAFDRSREHLAGGERAETVGMPLVGPLAELDRAGLRPAARRALGVPDGARLLLVNGGSLGAARLTEAAVGLAGRYRTRSDLRLLIKTGPAALEQTRALLAANGGDAVAEAVPYLDRMDLAYSAADLVVCRAGSATVAELATIGMPAVLVPYPHAPGDHQTHNARVLSDAGAALLLPDPQTTAERLDALVTPLLDDPARLAAMGAAADPGTHAQAAGLLADKVLALAGHPQVHHHPTMKESA
- a CDS encoding GDP-mannose 4,6-dehydratase produces the protein MNSSTQQWTGRRVLVTGAEGFIGSTLVDMLVEAGAEVRAFVHYKPYAEKGNLARYLVPGGPVEMVAGDVRDAGRVMDAVEGCDTVFHLAALIGIPYSYDSPGAYVQTNVVGTENVAEACRRHAVRRLVHTSTSEVYGTALTAPIGEDHPLQPQSPYSASKIGADMMALSHRHAFELPVTVVRPFNTYGPRQSARAVIPTILAQLHAGARQIKLGSLTPTRDFTYVTDTAAGFLALADCDRALGEVVNLGTGREIAIGALAEALIAASGREAEVVVDPARLRPSGSEVERLLSDNSRAREWASWRPEVTLEQGLKQTSEWVAQNLHLFAADRYQV